One genomic region from Jilunia laotingensis encodes:
- a CDS encoding LytR/AlgR family response regulator transcription factor, which translates to MKPTIDSTASNAALRAVIIEDEFPAARLLASTLRRLRPQWNITTLPGNIEDSVHWFNSNPHPELIFLDIQLSDGNSFDFLSQARPTSIIIFTTAYDEYAVRAFNVNSIDYILKPVDESRLLEAIVKYETLIGGSCSPRPADYLENLLESLQAPVKRYRTRFLIAGADRYRPLSVDDIAYFYSENKITFAVTHTAQEYTIDLSLNKLIEQLDPDQFFRANRQMIVGIHSIAHIEPYFNGKISVTVKPRHKTLVTISEEKVTAFKLWLNF; encoded by the coding sequence ATGAAGCCAACTATTGATTCCACCGCTTCGAATGCCGCTCTACGAGCCGTTATCATCGAAGACGAATTCCCTGCTGCCCGTCTGCTTGCCTCCACGTTGCGACGTCTGCGTCCGCAATGGAACATCACCACACTTCCCGGGAATATAGAAGACTCCGTACATTGGTTCAATTCGAACCCTCATCCGGAACTTATTTTCCTGGACATCCAACTATCCGATGGAAATTCTTTCGATTTTCTGTCACAGGCACGTCCTACGTCGATTATTATCTTCACTACCGCTTACGATGAGTATGCTGTCAGAGCTTTCAATGTCAACAGCATCGATTACATACTTAAGCCTGTGGATGAATCCCGCTTGTTGGAAGCTATCGTAAAATACGAAACGCTGATTGGAGGTTCGTGTTCTCCCCGGCCTGCCGACTATCTTGAAAACCTCCTTGAAAGTCTGCAAGCACCGGTCAAACGCTATCGCACTCGTTTCCTCATTGCAGGGGCAGATCGTTACCGGCCATTGTCCGTAGACGACATCGCTTATTTCTATAGCGAGAATAAGATCACCTTCGCTGTTACCCATACTGCCCAGGAATACACCATCGATCTTTCACTGAACAAACTTATCGAGCAACTCGATCCCGACCAATTCTTCCGTGCCAACCGGCAAATGATAGTGGGCATTCATTCCATTGCCCACATAGAACCCTATTTCAATGGCAAAATATCCGTTACCGTCAAGCCTCGGCATAAAACACTGGTAACTATCAGTGAAGAAAAAGTAACCGCTTTCAAACTATGGCTCAATTTCTGA
- a CDS encoding AAA family ATPase, with protein MENRKATEAGQDVTMQKEDFAALWKTIHLKVTDTYEVPPEILWVNGSTIGTLGNFSASTGKAKSKKTFNISAIVAAALKNDEVLKYSAYLPPNKRKILYVDTEQSKYHCHKVMERILRLAGLPTDKDRDDFVFIVLREQTPDKRKQIIGYMLENMPDVGLLIIDGIRDLMYDINSPSESTDLINLLMRWSSGYNLHIHTVLHLNKGDDNTRGHIGTELNNKAETVLQITKSQQDGNISEVKAMHIRDREFDPFAFRINDNALPEIVDDYVFQQPKQDRNFSLAELTERQHREALENGFGKQVVQGYSNVIAALKQGYASIGYERGRNVLVSLNKFLVNKRMIVKEGKGYRYNPDFHY; from the coding sequence ATGGAAAATAGAAAAGCGACAGAAGCCGGGCAGGATGTCACCATGCAGAAAGAGGATTTTGCAGCCCTTTGGAAAACCATCCATCTAAAGGTGACGGACACTTACGAAGTGCCGCCCGAAATACTCTGGGTGAACGGCTCTACCATTGGCACGCTGGGTAATTTCAGCGCATCCACAGGAAAAGCCAAGAGCAAAAAGACATTCAACATTTCCGCCATCGTTGCGGCAGCGTTGAAGAATGACGAGGTACTGAAGTATTCGGCATATCTGCCACCGAACAAGCGGAAAATCCTCTATGTAGATACCGAGCAGAGCAAATACCATTGCCATAAGGTCATGGAGCGTATTTTGCGACTTGCCGGACTGCCTACCGACAAGGACAGGGACGATTTTGTTTTCATCGTGCTAAGGGAGCAGACCCCCGACAAGCGGAAACAGATTATCGGCTATATGCTTGAAAATATGCCCGATGTGGGGTTGCTCATCATTGACGGAATCCGTGACTTGATGTATGACATCAACAGCCCCAGCGAATCAACCGACCTAATCAACCTCTTGATGCGCTGGTCAAGCGGATATAACCTGCATATCCACACTGTACTGCATTTGAATAAGGGGGATGACAACACAAGGGGGCATATCGGTACGGAACTGAACAACAAGGCTGAAACCGTCCTGCAAATCACGAAAAGCCAGCAGGACGGCAACATAAGCGAGGTAAAGGCGATGCACATACGTGACCGGGAATTTGACCCGTTCGCATTCCGTATCAATGACAACGCTTTACCCGAAATCGTGGATGATTATGTATTCCAACAACCTAAGCAGGACAGGAACTTTTCGCTTGCGGAACTGACTGAACGGCAACACCGGGAAGCGTTGGAGAACGGTTTCGGCAAGCAGGTGGTACAAGGCTATTCCAATGTCATAGCGGCATTGAAACAGGGTTATGCGAGTATCGGTTACGAGCGTGGACGCAATGTTCTTGTGTCGCTTAACAAGTTTCTTGTGAACAAGCGCATGATTGTGAAAGAGGGCAAGGGCTACCGCTATAATCCCGATTTCCATTATTAA
- a CDS encoding helix-turn-helix domain-containing protein, translating into MYIDNDDFSVWMQKLYAKLEELCKDVRVLRNADKVLPEDDNLLDNQDLCLLFKVSIKTLQRYRAIGALPYFTISGKVYYKASDVREFIKERFSVTTLRQFEKEHCTKKKK; encoded by the coding sequence ATGTATATAGACAATGACGATTTCAGCGTATGGATGCAGAAGCTGTACGCCAAGCTGGAAGAACTCTGCAAGGATGTACGGGTACTACGCAATGCGGACAAGGTACTACCCGAAGATGACAACCTATTGGATAATCAAGACTTGTGTTTATTATTCAAAGTAAGTATCAAAACTCTGCAACGCTACCGGGCTATCGGTGCGCTGCCTTACTTCACTATCAGCGGAAAAGTGTATTACAAGGCTTCCGATGTCCGGGAGTTTATTAAAGAACGGTTCAGCGTCACCACGCTACGCCAGTTCGAGAAAGAACACTGTACGAAGAAAAAGAAGTGA
- a CDS encoding DUF6597 domain-containing transcriptional factor — protein MEKIQVIQPTKLLAPYIKQYWFLRIDDVKQGFQRSIPAGCVALVFHKGNKIISSFHKGTQPHYK, from the coding sequence ATGGAGAAAATTCAAGTAATACAACCTACCAAATTGCTCGCTCCTTATATAAAGCAATATTGGTTTTTAAGGATAGATGATGTAAAGCAAGGCTTTCAACGTTCTATCCCGGCAGGTTGTGTAGCACTTGTTTTTCATAAAGGGAACAAAATTATTTCTTCTTTTCATAAGGGAACGCAGCCACATTACAAATAG
- a CDS encoding toprim domain-containing protein produces MNIEDVKQIPIADYLHSLGYSPVKQQGNGLWYKSPLREEHEPSFKVNTDRNLWYDFGAGKGGNIIALAKELYCSDSLPYLLNRIAEQTPHVRPVSFSFPQRRTEPSFQHLEVRDLTHPALLRYLQGRGINVELAKRECKELHFTNNGRPFFAIGFPNMAGGYEVRNSFFKGCIAPKDITHIRQQGEPREKCLVFEGFMDYLSFLTLRMRNCPTIPDLDRQDYAILNSTANVSKAIDVLYPYERIHCMLDNDKAGYEATRAIELEYPYRVRDFSHNYRGYSDLNDYLCGRKQEQKNAASQVQETKQETGQRAAPRQKRGRGI; encoded by the coding sequence ATGAACATCGAAGATGTGAAACAAATACCCATCGCAGACTATCTGCACAGTTTAGGTTACTCTCCTGTCAAGCAGCAGGGTAACGGTTTATGGTACAAATCACCGTTAAGGGAGGAACACGAACCGTCTTTCAAGGTGAACACTGACCGCAACCTTTGGTATGACTTTGGCGCAGGCAAGGGCGGTAACATCATCGCACTGGCAAAGGAACTCTATTGTTCCGACAGCCTGCCATACCTTTTAAACCGGATAGCGGAACAGACACCGCACGTCCGTCCGGTCAGTTTTTCTTTTCCCCAGCGTAGGACAGAACCGAGCTTCCAGCATTTGGAAGTCCGTGACCTTACCCATCCGGCATTGCTCCGTTACTTGCAGGGACGGGGTATCAATGTCGAACTGGCAAAAAGAGAATGTAAGGAACTCCATTTTACCAATAATGGCAGACCGTTCTTTGCTATCGGTTTCCCGAACATGGCAGGAGGTTACGAGGTTCGCAATTCCTTTTTCAAAGGCTGCATCGCCCCGAAAGACATCACCCATATACGGCAGCAGGGAGAGCCGAGGGAGAAGTGTTTGGTGTTCGAGGGTTTCATGGACTACCTCTCTTTCCTTACGCTCCGCATGAGGAACTGTCCGACCATACCCGACCTTGACAGGCAGGATTATGCCATTCTTAACTCTACCGCCAATGTGTCGAAAGCCATTGACGTGCTGTACCCGTATGAACGCATCCACTGTATGCTTGACAATGACAAGGCTGGATATGAAGCGACACGGGCTATCGAATTGGAATACCCCTACCGTGTGCGTGACTTCTCGCACAATTATAGGGGATATTCGGACTTGAACGATTATCTGTGCGGCAGGAAGCAGGAACAGAAAAACGCAGCCAGCCAAGTGCAGGAAACGAAGCAGGAAACCGGACAACGTGCCGCCCCAAGACAAAAGAGAGGCAGGGGCATTTAA
- a CDS encoding MobC family plasmid mobilization relaxosome protein produces MTNIKDKPGGRPAKKRIEKQQRVVSTKLTELQYYAIRKRAGEAGLRVSEYVRQAVVSVEVIPRLNRQDADTIRKLAGEANNINQLAHRANAGGFALVAVELVKLKNRIIEIINHLSDDWKNKKGKRV; encoded by the coding sequence ATGACGAATATAAAGGATAAGCCGGGGGGACGTCCGGCAAAGAAACGGATAGAGAAGCAGCAACGGGTTGTCAGTACGAAACTGACCGAGTTGCAGTATTACGCCATCAGAAAGCGAGCCGGGGAAGCTGGGTTACGTGTCAGTGAGTATGTAAGGCAGGCGGTTGTTTCGGTAGAGGTCATACCCCGGCTGAACAGGCAGGATGCGGACACCATCCGCAAACTGGCAGGGGAAGCCAACAACATCAACCAGTTGGCGCACCGGGCGAATGCCGGAGGTTTCGCACTGGTGGCGGTGGAACTGGTGAAGCTCAAAAACCGGATTATTGAAATCATAAACCATTTGTCAGATGATTGGAAAAATAAAAAAGGGAAGCGGGTTTAA
- a CDS encoding relaxase/mobilization nuclease domain-containing protein, with protein MIGKIKKGSGFKGCVNYVLGKEQAVLLHADGVLTESRGDIIHSFCMQTGMNPDLKKPVGHIALSYSAVDAPKLTDGKMVQLAQEYMREMKITDTQYIIVRHQDREHPHVHIVFNRIDNNGKTISDRNDMYRNEQVCKKLKAKHGLYFAEGKEQVKQHRLKEPDKSKYEIYTAVKNEIGKSRNWQQLQHRLAEKGITIQFKRKGQTDEIQGISFSKGEYTFKGSEIDRSFSFSKLDKCFGDAGMNVAESQRQTTFAPVREQAPAPDKADSPLITGSLGLFSASSPPVDEEPNFNLRKKKKKKKQLKQ; from the coding sequence ATGATTGGAAAAATAAAAAAGGGAAGCGGGTTTAAGGGCTGTGTGAACTATGTGCTTGGCAAGGAGCAGGCGGTTTTGCTTCATGCGGACGGGGTTCTGACTGAAAGCCGGGGAGATATAATCCACAGCTTCTGTATGCAGACCGGGATGAATCCCGACTTGAAAAAGCCTGTCGGACATATTGCGTTGAGTTATTCGGCAGTGGATGCGCCCAAATTGACAGATGGGAAGATGGTACAGCTTGCGCAGGAGTATATGCGTGAAATGAAAATCACCGATACGCAGTATATCATCGTGCGCCATCAAGACCGGGAACACCCACATGTGCATATCGTGTTCAACCGCATAGACAATAACGGCAAGACCATTTCGGACAGGAACGACATGTATCGTAACGAACAGGTATGCAAGAAGCTGAAAGCCAAACACGGGCTTTATTTCGCCGAGGGAAAAGAGCAGGTGAAGCAGCACCGATTGAAAGAGCCGGACAAATCAAAATACGAGATTTACACGGCTGTGAAAAATGAAATCGGCAAATCCCGTAACTGGCAGCAGTTGCAGCACAGGTTAGCGGAAAAGGGTATCACTATCCAGTTCAAACGAAAGGGACAGACTGACGAGATACAGGGCATATCCTTTTCCAAAGGCGAATACACGTTCAAGGGGTCGGAGATAGACCGCAGTTTCAGTTTTTCCAAACTGGATAAATGTTTCGGGGATGCAGGAATGAATGTTGCCGAAAGCCAACGGCAAACAACTTTCGCACCCGTTCGGGAACAAGCACCTGCACCGGACAAGGCTGACAGTCCGTTGATAACAGGTTCACTCGGTCTGTTTTCTGCTTCTTCTCCCCCAGTGGATGAAGAACCTAATTTTAATTTGAGAAAGAAGAAGAAAAAGAAAAAACAACTTAAACAGTAA
- a CDS encoding helix-turn-helix domain-containing protein, which translates to METSIEKRVAELENLVFLSKNVLSFDEASKFLNLSKSYLYKLTSGNLIPHYKPQGKMLYFEKAELEAWLRQNPVKTQAQIEQEAQKYILNRPLKK; encoded by the coding sequence ATGGAAACAAGTATTGAGAAGCGAGTTGCAGAACTCGAAAATTTAGTGTTCCTTTCAAAGAATGTGCTTAGTTTTGATGAAGCGAGCAAGTTCTTGAACCTTTCAAAAAGTTACCTGTACAAGCTGACTTCGGGTAACTTGATACCCCATTACAAGCCGCAGGGCAAAATGCTTTATTTTGAGAAAGCGGAATTAGAAGCGTGGTTGCGTCAGAACCCGGTGAAGACGCAGGCGCAGATAGAGCAGGAAGCGCAGAAATATATCCTTAACCGTCCCTTAAAGAAATAG
- a CDS encoding sensor histidine kinase codes for MNFRLKESLLYTILFSGLGIFSFLLLVNHSQLSERVSDTVSSLGALIFCLIAFNLLGYCTLRISSWVDRQYALHIRNRWKILIVYTSVMLLFLLVNYSLLVSAKLLVGAAHPFTFPNGGGRILTLVWLVELVILGLLLANRSMKRTLHLQMQAAKLQKENDAAHYIALQNQLNPHFLFNSLNTLIAEIEYNPVNAARFTRKLSDVYRYVLQCQDKSLVPLSDELAFLQAYLFLHEVRLGCCITCRQELAPEYQECLLPPLTLQLLVENVIKHNSISMGKPMQINIYTEPGYLVISNPVRPKKSNIPSGVGLKNLSNRYKLMLGKDIVIDSNPEIFTVKVPLSL; via the coding sequence ATGAACTTCCGGTTGAAAGAATCTCTACTTTATACAATACTGTTCTCTGGGTTGGGAATATTTTCGTTTCTGTTGTTGGTAAATCATTCCCAACTCTCCGAACGGGTGTCAGACACCGTTTCTTCACTGGGTGCTTTGATCTTTTGCCTGATTGCTTTCAACCTACTGGGCTATTGCACTTTGCGTATCAGTTCATGGGTAGACAGGCAATATGCACTGCACATCCGTAACCGTTGGAAGATTCTTATCGTTTACACCAGTGTGATGCTCCTTTTCCTGTTGGTAAACTATAGCTTGCTGGTTTCCGCCAAACTCTTGGTAGGAGCCGCACATCCTTTCACCTTTCCGAACGGAGGCGGACGGATTCTTACTCTGGTCTGGCTCGTAGAATTGGTTATTCTCGGACTGCTGCTTGCCAATCGCTCCATGAAAAGGACGTTACATCTGCAAATGCAAGCGGCAAAGCTCCAGAAAGAAAACGATGCCGCGCATTACATCGCTTTGCAAAATCAGCTCAATCCACATTTCTTATTCAACAGCCTCAATACGTTGATCGCAGAAATAGAGTATAACCCGGTAAATGCGGCACGGTTCACACGCAAGCTTTCCGATGTCTACCGCTACGTACTGCAGTGCCAGGACAAATCACTGGTGCCCCTATCCGATGAACTGGCTTTCCTGCAAGCCTATCTTTTCCTGCATGAAGTACGCTTGGGATGTTGCATCACTTGTCGTCAGGAACTGGCTCCCGAATACCAAGAGTGCCTGCTACCACCGCTTACACTGCAATTGCTGGTGGAGAACGTCATCAAACATAATTCCATATCGATGGGAAAACCGATGCAAATCAATATTTATACAGAACCGGGCTATCTTGTCATAAGCAATCCGGTTCGCCCCAAGAAGAGCAATATTCCTTCGGGTGTCGGACTAAAAAATCTTTCAAATCGGTATAAACTGATGCTGGGGAAAGATATTGTTATCGATAGCAATCCTGAAATATTTACCGTAAAAGTACCATTGTCATTATGA
- a CDS encoding RteC domain-containing protein produces MYGLSKKKMPHLHLIDEAIGLLNTEIRLIEWRIKYPEQLQQRINKQPLSPLYLADKTTLINIMEMVSGLFLSKNIVYQNGKPAYLVDLAKAFEWLFNIKIGDCYQKHEDVIKRKPGKLTGFLNGLVELIKKEHDKKGYR; encoded by the coding sequence GTGTACGGTTTGAGCAAGAAAAAAATGCCCCATCTGCATCTAATTGATGAAGCGATAGGACTTTTGAACACTGAAATACGCCTTATCGAGTGGCGCATCAAATACCCGGAACAGCTACAGCAACGTATCAACAAACAGCCCCTTTCCCCTCTCTATCTCGCAGACAAGACAACCCTTATCAACATCATGGAAATGGTAAGCGGTCTGTTCCTCTCCAAAAACATCGTGTATCAGAACGGCAAGCCCGCCTACTTGGTGGACTTGGCGAAAGCCTTTGAATGGCTGTTCAACATCAAGATAGGCGACTGTTACCAAAAACATGAGGACGTGATAAAACGAAAGCCGGGCAAACTGACCGGGTTTCTTAATGGATTGGTAGAACTTATCAAAAAGGAACATGACAAGAAAGGATATAGATAA
- a CDS encoding helix-turn-helix transcriptional regulator — protein MNRIDRISAILIQLQSHSLVKAQQISERFNISIRTVYRDIRTLEEAGIPIIGNPGIGYSLAEGFKLSPLMFTQKEALSFLIAEKLVHELTDSNSNEHYKSGIEKIRSVMRFADKNMLETMEKCMSVLDTYKSSTYKPDILLLILQSIYQKRIIEISYLGSNALSVSERKIEAVGIFFSRTNWYLIGFYLPKEIYLTFRIDRIQKMHILNELQSREHPPLEKFIREFYDKEKLHEIVIRIEKNKTSIMNDDKYYYGLTSEKEIGDMFELHFLTFSISKFAHWYLSFADSATIIRPDSLKYEVKNIINNISI, from the coding sequence ATGAATAGAATAGACCGTATTTCTGCTATATTGATTCAGTTACAATCGCACTCGTTAGTGAAAGCACAGCAAATTTCAGAACGTTTTAATATAAGCATTCGCACCGTATATCGAGATATAAGAACATTGGAAGAGGCAGGCATTCCTATCATAGGAAATCCCGGTATTGGTTATTCACTTGCAGAAGGATTCAAATTATCTCCTCTAATGTTTACTCAAAAAGAGGCTTTGTCCTTTTTGATTGCAGAGAAATTAGTACATGAACTAACTGATTCAAATAGCAACGAACATTATAAGTCTGGAATAGAAAAGATTAGGTCTGTCATGCGTTTTGCAGACAAAAATATGTTAGAAACAATGGAAAAGTGCATGTCTGTATTGGATACTTATAAATCATCTACCTATAAACCTGATATTCTTTTACTTATTTTACAAAGTATATACCAAAAAAGAATTATTGAAATATCTTATTTGGGAAGTAATGCGTTAAGTGTTTCAGAACGAAAGATTGAAGCTGTTGGAATTTTCTTTTCGAGAACTAACTGGTATCTAATAGGCTTTTATCTTCCCAAAGAAATCTATCTTACATTTCGGATAGATAGAATTCAAAAAATGCACATTCTTAATGAATTACAATCACGGGAGCATCCTCCTTTGGAAAAATTCATACGCGAGTTTTATGATAAAGAAAAATTACATGAAATCGTTATAAGAATAGAAAAGAATAAAACCTCCATAATGAATGATGATAAATATTATTACGGATTAACATCTGAGAAAGAGATAGGGGATATGTTTGAACTTCATTTTCTAACATTTTCAATCAGTAAGTTTGCACATTGGTATCTGTCTTTTGCAGATAGTGCAACTATAATAAGACCAGATTCTTTAAAATATGAAGTTAAAAATATTATCAATAACATTTCTATTTGA
- a CDS encoding Type 1 glutamine amidotransferase-like domain-containing protein, with translation MKRLFLCSSFADVANLFVDCAKEDLQGKIIAFIPTASLTEPIRFYVKKGKKALEEAGMIVEEVEITQLPKEEISSILHKCDYIYITGGNTFFLLQELKRKGVDKIISKQVKLGKLYIGESAGAIIASPDAEYMRSVNFDPIEKAPELKDCTSLDLVDFYTIPHYGNFPFKKKGEKIVQLYNEKLQLIPISNKQAVIIEDSNIQIKDAK, from the coding sequence ATGAAAAGATTATTTTTATGCTCATCATTTGCTGATGTTGCTAATCTATTTGTCGATTGTGCCAAAGAAGATTTGCAAGGGAAAATTATAGCTTTTATACCAACTGCAAGCCTTACAGAACCAATACGATTCTATGTAAAAAAGGGGAAAAAGGCTTTAGAAGAAGCAGGAATGATTGTTGAAGAAGTCGAGATTACCCAACTGCCCAAAGAGGAAATATCTTCTATATTACATAAATGCGATTATATCTACATAACAGGTGGAAATACATTTTTCCTTTTGCAAGAGTTAAAAAGAAAAGGTGTTGATAAAATTATATCTAAACAAGTGAAATTGGGTAAACTGTATATTGGGGAATCTGCCGGAGCAATAATAGCCTCTCCCGATGCAGAATATATGAGAAGTGTGAATTTTGATCCAATAGAAAAGGCTCCTGAATTGAAAGACTGTACTTCTTTAGATTTGGTCGATTTTTATACGATTCCCCATTATGGAAATTTTCCATTCAAGAAAAAAGGTGAAAAGATAGTTCAACTATATAATGAGAAGTTGCAGCTTATTCCTATAAGTAATAAACAAGCTGTTATTATTGAAGATTCAAATATTCAAATTAAAGATGCAAAATGA
- a CDS encoding TolC family protein gives MKKFILFNLILLCSLYVQGQSQLLEQYRAMALDYSHDLHAAEKNIAASMEVERSARADLKPKLSADANFQYTGNPMELNIDLPSMSAPLTFQGRDLKYGASLTLLQPVYTGGQLLESIRLARHRQSLANGQADVLRSSVCYQTDIQYWNTVARKEIVGVTADFRESVASLAQTIRERVDAGLADPQDLLMAEVRLNDADYQLLQAQNSFETGRMALNSLIGVALEAPTETDTTIPQVKWASDSLLAADGSFRPELRMAHDQIRIAESSLKLNDARFKPKFYVGLDGSYSSPGYNFKSDLDPNYAVYAKLSVPLFEWGKRRNEKRASKLRIGMANDNLNRVQDDIRLEVQTARVSLIQALERVRLSESSLEKAKENEQKALERYTEGRISIVEVIDAQTYRQTSQVNYVQARAAAQIQYSALLKATNRYNMASR, from the coding sequence ATGAAGAAATTTATCCTATTCAACCTCATACTTCTCTGCTCCCTGTACGTACAGGGGCAGAGCCAACTGCTCGAACAATACAGAGCGATGGCTCTCGACTATAGCCATGACCTGCACGCTGCGGAAAAGAATATTGCCGCCAGTATGGAGGTGGAACGTTCCGCACGTGCCGACCTGAAACCGAAACTCTCTGCCGATGCCAATTTCCAATACACAGGCAATCCGATGGAACTCAATATCGACTTGCCTTCCATGTCGGCTCCCCTCACCTTCCAGGGCCGTGACCTAAAGTACGGGGCATCGCTTACCCTACTGCAACCGGTTTACACCGGAGGACAACTGCTCGAGTCCATCCGTTTGGCACGCCACCGCCAATCACTTGCCAACGGACAAGCTGATGTGCTTCGTTCTTCTGTTTGTTATCAGACAGATATTCAATATTGGAATACCGTAGCACGGAAAGAAATCGTTGGAGTAACCGCTGATTTCCGCGAATCGGTCGCCTCGCTGGCACAAACCATCCGCGAGCGTGTGGATGCCGGGCTGGCAGACCCACAAGATTTACTCATGGCGGAGGTACGCCTCAACGATGCTGATTACCAGTTATTGCAAGCACAAAATAGTTTTGAGACGGGGCGTATGGCATTAAACTCGCTTATCGGAGTGGCATTGGAAGCGCCTACGGAAACAGACACAACCATCCCGCAGGTAAAATGGGCATCGGATTCATTGCTGGCTGCGGATGGAAGCTTCCGTCCTGAACTCCGCATGGCACATGATCAGATACGTATTGCCGAAAGCTCGTTAAAGCTGAACGATGCACGTTTCAAGCCGAAATTCTATGTCGGTCTGGACGGCAGTTATTCCTCACCGGGATATAATTTCAAATCGGATCTCGATCCCAATTATGCTGTCTACGCCAAACTGTCCGTCCCTCTTTTTGAATGGGGAAAACGGCGCAACGAGAAACGTGCCTCAAAGCTTCGTATCGGCATGGCAAACGATAACCTCAACCGCGTACAAGATGACATCCGACTTGAAGTGCAAACCGCACGTGTCTCGCTGATACAAGCATTGGAACGTGTCCGGCTCAGCGAAAGCTCTCTTGAAAAGGCAAAAGAGAACGAACAGAAAGCTTTGGAAAGATATACGGAAGGACGTATTTCCATCGTCGAAGTGATTGATGCGCAGACGTACAGGCAAACGTCACAAGTAAATTATGTGCAGGCACGCGCTGCTGCACAAATCCAATATTCGGCGCTCCTGAAAGCAACAAACCGATATAATATGGCAAGTAGATAG